The following coding sequences lie in one Actinomycetes bacterium genomic window:
- a CDS encoding bestrophin, whose amino-acid sequence VLVPRLEWLAVPAVALVAFGLIGIEEAGVEIEDPFGLDPNDLPMDELCAGIAREAEELAAAGT is encoded by the coding sequence TCGTGCTCGTGCCGCGACTGGAGTGGCTCGCCGTGCCCGCGGTGGCGCTGGTGGCTTTCGGCCTCATCGGAATCGAGGAGGCCGGCGTCGAGATCGAGGACCCCTTCGGCCTCGACCCCAACGACCTGCCGATGGACGAGCTGTGCGCTGGCATCGCCCGCGAGGCCGAGGAGCTCGCCGCCGCTGGGACGTGA